In Argiope bruennichi chromosome 4, qqArgBrue1.1, whole genome shotgun sequence, the sequence ggtatagaTTTAACATCATTAGCGTAGACAAgaatcaaagtttgagccaaatctgacaaagagttgaccgtctgtcggtctgtattttcagaaacgcgcaaacgcgataactcaaaaacgaaatggcttaattatattaaatttggtatggcattttgtgaccacaagtatagttttgtgtcaaatatttgttttaatcaattgggaaaaaggcatctaaaacacaaaatcAATTTTCGGATTCTATCAAGTGATTCATGACCAAAATTCCGCTACGGATaatacaatagattcagtaaaaatgctaaattcgtttcaaaagataatattttgtgaatattgtacgccaatgccatgcaaggagtTCTCTAGAgcaacacttttattaaagagaatgcgagaaaatttcggggaaacCATTCCCGCTGATTTTGtggaaaattgtaattattttcattgtttcattaaaatatcattgagtTTACTTTTAATCTTAGCAACaacttttacaaacttttattaagATTGTTCATTTCAATTGAACTATTCAATGTTCAGgctaataaaaaaatctgtattttctagattttgaatctaaatttttcttcCCTAACTAAAACTTGAAATGACTTAATTACAGCAATTACAGCATAAGAAGCAAATTACAGCATTTATAACAATTCTTAAGCATTAAGAAGTTTtcgtgaattttatctttattaaacatCAGTTATCTGTTATTACTTAAGGTGCGTacacattaaatgatatttttatttgaaaaaatttttaacgaCATACGAAATTATGTTATCCACTTGGCAACACTCAAAATTGTAGAGATCTAAACTTAACGAATTCGAATCTTTGCTATTTCTCATTTGAAAATGTACTTTCAATTCTAACTCCTCCAATATTCCAGGTTTAGCATGGGCTAGGAGCGTTCGAGTCACAGAGCTAGTCGTGCCAGCTGCCGCTATTGTTGGAGAGTCCGTCACATTGATGTGCAGCTACGACTTGGGCAATGAAGAACTGTACGTCGTCAAATGGTACAAGGATGATATCGAGTTCTACAGATATGAACCAAAGGATGATAATCAGTTCGTATACTTTCCACAGCCTGGAATAGATATTGATGTAATTATGTTATATCAGAATTATATTATACTGGAAgaagataattatattatattggaAGTTTTATTATGCGTTGCCAATTCCATGTATGAAAAGTGTTTATGGTTTAAGAAATCCAATAGGCCACCTGTTGGTAACATTGGTATTTGCAAAACAAAGAATACTGAAAAAATTAGTCAATCATATCTCTAATCACTCATCActctaagaataatttaaatgcatggGGCATTTTATGTAATCGGTTAATTGGTCTTTGCTGTTTGAAACGATTGAACTGCttctaaaaatttactatttcgatttgatagtaatttttcaaattaaaagatttatctaATTACAGTTTTAAATCGGTTTTGCAATAAGATACATGAGGGTAGTAAAGCTActaatgtttcaaattaaaattgagagGATTGttataatattggaaaaaatggGGGGGAAACCTTGCTATTTGTGCTATTTATCCACTTTAAGTTCTtgagtgtgtttttttttttttttttttttttttttgcaacatcaaatttaaaacttcGTAAATCATCTTGTAGGTAATACGGCTAAAGAAGCGTATTTGGTCATTTCAACAAATCCATTTCTACTgggttttatttcatataaataaagaaaacaatgaagAACAAtgctatttgttttattaatatttacttatatcaatttcattaattcaaaaataaatagaaagaattcCAAGAAATCAAAAAATCTACTCACTTCCCAATTATCAATTTAGCATATTTATGtcttgtatgtatgtatatatgttgcGTCTCTATATAGAAAGAGTAAAGAATCTTGATTTAATCTTGTCCAAGCACTTTCCTATCAtcttaacagaaatttttataaattaaccaCCTTTTTGAGCTACTGAACCCGACTAATCTAATCTAAGAAAGCAAATaggtttatatttctttaaatatacgtTCAACTGATTTTTACTCTCATTATAACAAATAGTAAATCAGACATTAATGTTGATGGTTTTCAGTGTTTTTTACTCTTTtcctaaaatctttattttcttaattatttctagtactttttactcttttcatgaaataatataaaggaataaaaaaacgtagtttattattattattaatcaaagaTATCAAAAAAACTTAACTAGGTCAAAGAATGTTGTTTGATAATGAGCTTAGAAAACGCTTGGTAAATTATCTAACGTCTCCGCAACACATCTTGAAAATAGATAAGAAGCAGAGCCTTCCCTTAgaattcatggattttttttaattctgcccCCGTGTCCATGGTTGCCACTATATTTTGGCAGCATTTGAGTTACCTTGAATGACTTACTGTATAATCAATCTGAGCATTCATTGGTTCTCTAGTTGACTATTCCTCGTTCCATTGTTGCCACTTTTGGCAACATTCAGTAACCTACACTCTACTGCTTAATTCACCTGAGCATTCATTGGTTCTCAAGTTGACTATTCCTCGTTCCATTGTTGCCCATTTATTTTGGCAACATTCAGTAACCTACACTCTACTGCGTAATCAACCTGAGCATTCATTGGTTCTCAAGTTGACTATTCCTTGTTCCATTGTGGCCAATTTATTTTGGCAACATTCAGTAACCTACATTCTACTGCTTAATCAATCTGAACATTCATTGGTTATCAGCTTCACTGTTTGACTGTTTCTGTCCACACTGTTAGCATGTCACTTGCTACTCCATAATGATAATTGAGTATGCACTTCGTTTGCTTGATTAAACAATCTTCTACAACATGGCATTTGATATTCTGGAATTcgtatttaatcaaaaaaatcaagttcttcctttttattattttatattaatttcgaaaatcctttttttttatcaacattttatagCTAAGACGTTGAGAACTAAAATAGATCACCAGATAGTTTTCCCTCGGAAGAACCCGGATTCTTGTTtaaatatattgtcacgtaggtagtctagtgtggaactcaatgacacacacaagaagtagaactAAACCATTTTATTAACTCAACACAATTGAattgagaacacagtgactgacagatcttctgcttttatattagcagggaaagtccaagaatacttttctggagacagtaagaaaagtccagaacaattatctggtaaattaaagaaaggtccagaatcttctggagcatgaaataaaggaaaacataaaatctaggatttaaatatttacacaaactgtgaatcgcattgtctctagcgggattggAACTTCCGATCCCTtaattatgagatcagtgctatgaccttTCGGCTATGGAAAGGCTACTGCCTCTtgtcaatgcggcaatatttcaTACTACCCttttaaatttagtgtaaatCAAAAgagtttcatatttcatttaatagatggcagcatgtgtcaaatattttatctggaattttacaaaatatgatgcTTAGTTCAAGTTTAATCCAAAttgggagaggggggggggttcttAACATCTCCTTGCGCTATTGAGAAATAGAACTGCAATTATTGGAATTTCTCATTTAAGTTaccaatataaataatcaatcatttttatatttcagctcACCAGAACCAACAGTAATATCGTATTCCTCAGAACAGTAGCTTTGGATTCAGCAGGAAATTACAAATGTCAAGTTTCCACAGATGCTCCAACGTATAGTTGTGTACAAGCAGTGAAAGAAATGAACGTTATTAGTAAGTCTGACGCATTATTaacttttctaattattaaatagaCATCAAAATATTCACATGTATTTCTTGTTCCTATTTTACTATAATTTGTActagtaaatgaatattttctcgTGTGCATAAATATTAATGTCGAAAATTCAATGTTGAGACTGTGACGAATCTTCGCCTTGTgtccaaaacaaaatatatatatatatatatatatatatatatttcgaataaatcTGTTTGCCTGTCAATCGATCTATGAATATAATATGATAgtttaaaaaagtcaaaaattcaaCAGTACTTTTTTGATTAATCTACGTATTTTTGGACTTTCTTAAAtgtggaaacaaaaaaaatttctggattaatctgtgaacacgataattcaaaaattttatgaaaccatCAGATGAAATTCGACATATAATATTTACATCCAAAGTGTAGGCAGTTTTGTTTTGTagactataaaattttgaacaaattccgtTCAAGGCAAGTCTATTTGTCGTGAATAAATAGATAGATTTTGTTCAAGACGAAAAAAATAAGGCTTTATATACAAAAACTGAGTATAAATGATTTTTGTCATTTATACTCAGcaaacatgtatcaaatttgaacttAATATCAATACGGGTTGGCCGACGTCGATTTACATCTTACATATGAATACCATAATTTAAACACGCAATGCCTTAGATAAAGAATTTCTGTTTTTGGTCTTATGTCCAAACTTTTAAACGTGTTTCAAGTTGTGGACTTACTGAtgggaaaaaagatatttaaaacccatataagattttatttataatattaagacaCATAACCCGCACCATCTTATGTCACTATATACGCTCAATCCCTCATGCCTCATACTGGTTGAAGATTCGTTAACAGATTTGACTATTTCTCTGTGATTCATCCGGGAATATAGATTCTCAGAACAAGAAATGAAGAAGTTCCACTAAATTATGTTACTATACGAGAAAATatggataagaaaaaaaaattgcttgactATCAAGCTATTGCAGAAAAGAATGACAAAAGATTAGTTCTTATTTTATAAACCTTTATGTGACATAATCAGACTTTTCTTCTTTCTATGTATTCAAAATACgttgctttaatttatttgtcTTTCTTAGTATTGCCAATAGAAGGCCCTCAGATAACAGGGGGTGAAAGCACCTACGAGCTGGGGGACAATATTACTCTCAACTGCACTTCTGCAGAATCAAAGCCCGCTGCCAATCTTCAGTGGTTCATCAATGACCAATCAGTAAGTCCCATCTCAGTTCCGTATCATGTTGTTTAAAAAATGGTACATCATCATTTCTCAACaagaaatatctaaaatgaaTGGTTCTCGAAGTGTGTGATCGGCAACCTGAGGAGTCTTGACTCCTTCAGAGGGACGAGGGcgatatttccataattttatttacaaattaattcagTCTAATATATACCAGTATTTCTGATACCTATCATGGTTTATCTTctggaataaagaaaatattaataatgttggCGATAATTTTGCATATATTCAAGACCCATTTTTTATATTGCTGTAAAGGAGTATTATCTGACTGAATTGTTTTgagataattcataaaataaaagttaccTGACAGAATTGGCAGAGTTTTGATCAGCAATAGATAATGGATGTCAACTTTTAAGTGGGTACTCCTTTTCTAATAACTGCCAACTTTTCGACTTAAAGACTTTAACACTGCAAAGCAGAGAACAGCTTTATAGACAAACAGCAGTAGCATAGTAGGGAACAGATTAGAACGGCGTAGTAAACAAAGATAAAAGTACTGTTCGTCAATGGATTCTGagagaccacatttcgacgactccatctcattaagaggtgagacgcggaacggtgagtgcatttccggtattcctgTTGACCTTGGAtttcatctattatataaaaaaatagatactagtaaatgtaaacatctcctcctttcatctttcctttcacccctattttgacggattaaacccatcctaacgcatgcgcaaaaacgcggagggttttacaatccgttgatGAACAGTAGCAATCAGTGCACAGGAAACAAGAAGTATTGCGATGTAATTATGAGCGGATCTTGAGCAGttgaaaattaatatctattcCTAAGAGCATATGCATCTTCAACTAATACTTATTTTTTGTACGAAGCCTGCAGTACGAAGTTTTCTGCAAATGTTATAAAGGGTAGCTAATTCCAGTTTAATgccaaaatttaaggaaatatgtCGCGATTAATATATTCATCCTTTGTactgattattatatttagtaaaatctaTTCCATAAATTGAATAAACTATAAGGTAGTTGTATTTCTTTTTGCCTaagttatacaaaatttattaactagTTTGCAAAAAGAAGCTTGTtggaattttacattaaatattgtaACAGTAATCGTCTTGTAGGCATACGATATGATCCAATAAGCTTGATTACGAATAATACAGCTTTTTTCCACAAGAAAATAGGAAAAGTATATAAATCGTCCTTAAACAACAAGAAAATAGCTAGAGAGCTCTCTCCGAGATCAACAGTCTAAAAACAGAATCCCCTTGACTTATTACTTATGACCTTTGCATTTATATAAGTTTTCCGATAGGGAATGAGATTTTCTAAAAGAATCTCAGAATCTCGATTCCTAACAGAAATAAAGCTATGATTCTTGaattcaaaactttcattttcttcgCCAAATTGAAAAGTCATTGGTCAGGCATCCATAAAAACATTCgtcaaaaatatctataaatctcTCTTCTTAATAACAAGACTAATTAATTCggtaaataatattacatattaataacGATGCTATCAAACAAAAATTCAGAGATGTGCTTTAAATATATTGAGGTACTATATCGGGAAAACAATGACTGTGCTGAGGTTCTCCTTAGTGTTAACAAGCTATTATCTACTTGTTATTTATTATctactaatatttattt encodes:
- the LOC129966213 gene encoding uncharacterized protein LOC129966213, translated to MSNLKCNNSSQSLAWARSVRVTELVVPAAAIVGESVTLMCSYDLGNEELYVVKWYKDDIEFYRYEPKDDNQFVYFPQPGIDIDLTRTNSNIVFLRTVALDSAGNYKCQVSTDAPTYSCVQAVKEMNVIILPIEGPQITGGESTYELGDNITLNCTSAESKPAANLQWFINDQSVPDEETDDHGVFVKKDRLQISSKSLNLKLRKRLFRRGKLSLKCEASFYGTVATISKEITLLEIDSASACCCHCILLLISIILTFSSSIRYLEYFPS